aagggtttgctagctcagtttgaagtgaggtgttgttaggagtagaagtgctgtgtatggttttgagagagagagaaagagagggtttattttgctttgttttgtatgcagaaactctgctggttttattttctccttttaataaatcctgtaaatagttattctgagtctagctgacttgtcattactgccgcaactagcttcctcgctgtgcaggaaaactctgctacgtttgggctaaagccaatagggctatgcctgacacttcaaagttccatgaggttatgggcattgtgctgccagcctgagttgcggtggtgtcatcatcaacggcgttggttccagtagttccagaagttgttgttcctgttggtgcagcagatggacactggctggttcctgactgtggtgagctggtgacgcagcggacacaaggacaacagctgcagcgtgtgagtgctgggtgctgtggttcctgttttctctctcggtggtcgtgagtagctggttccgggttccagggacatcgctctcaagatggcctcacaaccagttcagatggcttttgagcgtctgaacgactccaattacttgctgtggtcggaacgcatgcaggcagtgctgcagagggatcgtctctggcaagtggtgagtaagtttcctgcgaagcctgatgatgaagacctcgataaagaccaaagagcaagggccacaattgtcttggggctggaagattcccagttgccgtatgtgaggggaatcaagacagctagagatgtgtggcaagcacttaaagaactccatgtgcgtgagacagcggtttccaagctgttcattcgcaaggcattgtacaaggcaatgttacagcctggggttacaatgcaggaacacctacacagtttacagttaaagtttactgcgctacaggaaagagactgtgcgttagaccagcaagagaaggtggctattattttgagttctctcccggaaagctgggataatttagttttgtctctagaaggcatgcaggagcatgatttatcagtcagttacgttactgggcgtttgattgaagaatggcagaagaggcaagaaaggtcgttggctgcagaggcttctacaggtgggcggtttggaaggagttctcatgccgagccagaggtgaagcaaaagcagcgtaccggtgaggagtcagcgtttgctgttaggcgttgtttccaatgtgggtcttcagcgcatctaaaacgacaatgtccggagttggtcaagtcccAGTTGccagtgcaggagcagagacgagatcagcagcagcagcgtaaaaagaaattcttcaaacgaaaacagtcggctcagctggtgaccggcgaggtcaagattgctgatgagaaacaagcggtctgggtggtcgattcgggagcatctcgccacatcgtaaatacagatgaattgtttgtttccaagaactcagcacagcgcagccaggtggctctagcagacggaagtacttccgaagtgatttcggggggtgcagtttttgttccttgtcttcgtgaatgcctgcaaaatgtactttgtgtgccttcattaaggagcaatctgatgtctgtagattgtttgctaaaagctgggtttaaagtgtattttgaaggagacagttgcattattaagaaggctggtgagattttaggcactgctaagtcagagggaggcttgttttggcttaaagcaggatctcaagttgcagcagtagtcagtaaatctcagcctgcagtgaataacaaagctatacatgacaactgtgtgcacttattgcataggaaaatggggcatgcttgctggaaaagtgtactaaaaatgtctgaattggctgatgggggtaatttaaagagttgtaacaagtaccttgattgtaatgtgtgtaaaaaggttaaaacccacagagtctcttaccccagaagcgacagagttagtgaggcaccgctacagctggttcacatggacgtaattggtccatttgctgtaagcaggggtggatcacgtttttcactaacaattgtggatgacgccacgcgttactcctgggtttttcccatgaaaaataagggtgacgtgttcactaagtttaaaggctgggtggcatctgtggaaagatttctgtccattaaactcaaaaggattcagacggacagaggtggcaaatttatgtcaaatgcctttaaagattggttacaaaagcgtggcattgggcatagaaaaacgaacgtttttcccccagaggagaatggcgttgcagagcggaaaaacagatctttacaagatatgatgtttgccatgcttgatgatgctgatttgcccatgtcttattggggggagagcatgctcaccgcgtgttatctccaaaacaggctctttcatcaaacaataggtacaaccccgtactttaaattgtttcagaaaaaacccaaaattgaccatttgcatgtgtttggatcgaaagcctgggtattaattccgaaacaaatgaggaagaatggAGAttctaagaccaaacagttagtgtttgtgggttaccaggagctgggaaaaggtttccgttttgctgaagggacaaatggcattgtgatctccaggaatgccagtttttgtgaacatagtggctgggagagactacatgccaatactgaggtttggtttgaaccttcccaggagcttcatgactctgaaggtagacacagggagtcagagtctgagggggaggaaagttcagataagagctctcaagaaagtggagttagccaaagaccagttgctaagcaacaaaagagaggtcgtagttctgaggaggaaagtgggtcagaagaaaaattttctcccagaagatctaaaagacaaaacaaaggagtgcctccggtgcgtttttccccagatactgcaaatgtgtttagtgtaattgcagaacctaagagttttcaggaagtgttaaagttaccaaaagaggaggcagagcgctggaaacaggcaatggaggaagagatgtcctctctgaatgagcacaaggtttttacaccagtagcagcgcctgagggggcaaagattgtaggctgcaggtgggtgtacaaacttaaacctctggtgacaggagagtacaaatacaaagctcgtttagtggctcaaggatactctcagaggcctggaaaagattatgacgagactttttcccctactgctaagggggacagtgtaaggctgattttaacacttggagcaaagagaaaactcctgttaaaccattttgatatccagactgcatatttacatgcatcaatatcagaagacctgtatctagccgaaccgcctggttatgagacaggttccaataaagtgttgaaattaaacaaagctctatatggtctcaaacaggctgcaagatcttggaacaaatgtttccatgaggctttagtgtcatttggtttcaagcagagtacagctgacaattgtgtttatgtacgtggtacaggcagtgatcaagagttttgtctgatttatgtagatgatgttttgtatgcatgcaaaacagataaacaaactaaaaggtttgccaaacaattgtccagtaagttcaaagtgaaagacttaggcccggttaggacatatctagggttggaagtgtgctgggcccaagatggcagctgcctaattagtcagcagaacaaagttaaacaactactgactacatacaggatgcaggattgcaaaggggcagtggtgcctatggatccaggtttcataaaaacacttcatacagatgagagtcctgaatttgaacatcctgatgtatatcactctgtaattggaagtttattgtatctagcacagtggtccagacctgatattagttatgcagtaggcatattaagtagattggtctcaaaacccacactaaatgcctggaaaggggtaaaacaagttctgaggtatctcaaacagacaattggctatatttacagatgggtagccgtgttggtctgccaattggctatatgttacaattaaattcttcagaggatgaaatgttgagttgctactgtgatagtgattggggaaatttgccggatagaaaatctgtcacaggactagtcataatggtcggtggagctttaatcagctggcggtcacgcaagcaagacgttgtaagtgtgtcatcaacggaatcagagtacgccgcattgagtgaattgtgcaacgaggtgatttatttcaagcatttgttagcagatttaaatgtaaattgtggagaaccagtacaagtttacattgataatcaagcttgtataaccttaagtaaaacagagggtttcaaatcgcgttccaaacatatctctgtaaaataccaaaatgtacgttgctgtgtacaagacaatgtaatcacctgtacttatgtatcaagtgaagaaaatgtagcagatgtgttaactaaaccattggcaaagataaagaacaagcgaatgtgcaagggtttaggtttgctggaaaaatgatctcctacataggtgtatttgatgttaattgttcagcagaatctgtgagggggtgttcagtttctgttaattggttctcgtgggaaacttgcagattctagcttcgcacaattaactcaggctggtgtcaatttactcttggcagaaagcccaggtctgcttgacctagaaactacttactctgattggtcaacgaccagcactcaactctgttatcaagggattgctagctcagtttgaagtgaggtgtgttaggagtagaagtgctgtgtatggttttgagagagagaaagagagggtttattttgctttgttttgtatgcagaaactctgctggttttattttctccttttaataaatcctgtaaatagttattctgagtctagctgacttgtcattactgccgcaactagcttcctcgctgtgcaggaaaaactctgctacgtttgggctaaagccaatagggctatgcctgacacttcaaagttccatgaggaccgacgccgtttagggctttcaaggtcaacagcaacactttgaattgtgctcggaaacatactgggagccaatgcagatctctcaggaccggtgttatgtggtcccggcagatAATAGCTTGgatgctttcaaagaggattgggcaaaggCATAGAGGAGAGGGTATTAATGgatactagccacgatggctgcgCTCTGCCCTCCACAGATGGAGATAgcatgcttccgaataccagttgctggaaactgcaagagggaaGACTGTTATTGTGCTTGGGTCTTAACTTCCTCTGGTGAGCTTCTGATTCGCCACTGTGAGAGGAGGAttttgggctagatgggccactggactgATGATCCAGGAAGCTCTTCTTAAGCTCTTATGAGACTCTTGCCCAGAACTGCCAGCAGCCCCTCCTCTGCATGTAATGAGGACCAAGACGAGGGTGCCGTTCATTTATTTTGGCTGTCAACAAGCATcctcagaagagcctggctgcctCACCGTGGCCAAGCAGGTGCCtaggggaagcctgcaagcaggacctaggGAATAATAGAGGCCAACTCCCATCCTGCCCTGCCTGTaagcttcaataataataataataatatttataccccgcccatctggctgagtttccccagccactctgggcggctcccaatcaaatgttaaaaacagtacagcattaaatattaaaaacttccctaacagggctgccttcagatgtcttttaaagagaggatagctgcttatttccttcacatctgaagggagggtgggcgccaccaccgagaaggccctctgcctggttccctgtaacttcacttctctcaatgagggaactgccagaaggccctcagggctggatctcagtgtccgggctgcgCGATGTGGGTGGTGACGCTCCTTCAGACATACCGGTATTCTAAGGGCATAGCTGTCACTTTTTCCCTTttattgcgaggaatcctattcggaataaggggatttccctttaaaaagtggaaacgttgacagctatttcTAAGGGTCACCTGGTTGGCACCTGAGGGAGAAAGCTGTAGTGAGGGCTGCTGGAGCATTGGAAAATGTACTCTTTATTAGTTACTTGGATTTATCTGTAGCTCTGATCAGAACATGCGGGTCCCTTAAGAGGCAGAGAACAGAAGCAAAGAGCGACATGGCAACAGCCACGTTAGCAAAGCTGGAGGACGTGCCCAAGAAAAGGGGCTGCAAAAATTTATCAGGCTTGAAGTCCCCAGATACTCAAGGTGAAGTACTTCCTGGAGCTGAAGAACTAGATTAGGACACTGAAATCGGATACTAATTCCACTAATGAATTGGCAATTACTTGGCCACTgtgtaaaatgctttgaaaattaCAGATAATATGTTGTTTGGGAAGCAGAAGCCCTTCCAAAGCTGCTTTTGTCAAATATTAGCTTTGTATATGATTATTCGGCGGCCTCCGTCTTCCTGCTCTGAACTTGTGCTTTCAGTCCTTATCACCTTGGTCCTGGTTTGAAAAGCCATGGGGCAGATCTGGGATATTGCAGTGGTGAATAGGGAACAGTGGAGGGTTAAGGTGCCATTTGCTCCAGAGGAGTGGGAAGCTGTGCCACCAGTATTTTAAGAAGAGTTTTGCTGAATCAGGCTCAGCTTTCGGACACTGTCCAGTCACAAGGGGCTTTATAAAATGAACAGATTGTGAATCCCTTCCCACATTTTTAAAGCCGGAATATCTGGTTGGCAATTTGAACATGAAGCTTGTTTTTGGGTGCTCAGCAGGGAATGTTTACTTACAGGCTCATGGCTCTATTGTGCTCTTTTCCTTTTGAAAACAGCTGAGAGAGAACATAGAACAGCTCTTTACTAAGTTCGTGGAGGAAGGAAAAGCCACCGTGCGGCTGAAGGAGCCAGCCGTGGACATCTGTCTCAGCAAGGTATGGCGTCAGGCCAGGGGCAGCAGATGGTCTTCTAACTGCGTGTTCTCACTTGCCAAATTAGGGTGGTGTCAAGGTAGCCCTTCTTGGATGACAGGAAAAGACATGTACCCTCCCCAACCTCTAACCTGTCTCTGCTGAAATGATTAAATTTGGGGTTGATTCACAGGAGTTTGGATGCAGCAGGAAGCTCATTAGCTTCTCCTTTGATCTTCCAAGGTTAAGAAATAGCGGTTGGGAGCTTTGTGACGTCTTGGCCGTCTCACAGTGAAGAGATAAAAATGCATCATAATGTATGTGCTTCATtgattcttaagcagaggttggatggccatctgtcatgtatgatctagttgagattctggCATCGCAGGGGCTTGGATCAgaggacccttgaggtcccttccaagtctacaattctatgattctacttgttTACATTATGTAgatatcattatatatatatataccgtattttttgcaccataacgctcacttttttccttctagaaagtaaggggaaatgtctgtgcgtgttatggagcgaatgcctgcgggtggcgggggggatctgctgcagtcgtgagcagaggatccatggttccccttccttccctcctccgtggttacaaagcatggatcctcaggatttttgcattgggctattccaaactcactgtcagatcacatgtctgtggccacagcatgaaccacaaaaatcatatatccactatttcgtttagaatatttttttttcttgttttcctcctctaaaaactacgtgcgtgttatggtctggtgcgtgttatagagcgaaaaatacggtatatatatatagagagagagagagagagagcgagcgtgCACGCTATAtgtatatctctctctctatattaAATACATAACTGCCAGTTGCTGGGGACCaggagtggggagagtgctgttcctCTCGGgtcctgcttacaggtttcccacaggcatctagttggccactgtgagaacagggtgctggaccagatgggccattgggcttATTATGGTCCCCATATATATTTCATTTCTTAAGCTAGTGAACAGATTGGGAGCAATATCTTGCAACTTAAAAAATACCTTTCATCAATGTTGATTCTGGCTGGCAAGTTTTATATTTGCATCATTTTAGAAATGAGGTAGATAAGAGATTTTCTCGTCGTTTTGAGAATGATTTTTAAGTTTAAGCTTTGTGCTTCAGAACAATGCAGGTTTCGGTTTGTAGGACCAGATTATTCATGGAAGTTGTACAGTGTGACAATGCTGAAGCTTTCTCCTGCTGTCTCAATAGTTAGTCCTGTTCTTACAGGCCCCGCTTAATATTAGAGCAGTATTTGCCCAGCCTCCCTCGATGCCCCTGTTGACAGTGTGGCTTGTTAATTGTGGCAGAGACGATGCTAGACAGAAATGCATTGGGCTTTCTTCCCCGTTCGCTTTCCAAAGGCTGCCACCTGATCCTTTCCCACGTGTTGGTGTCATGGTTCAGAAAGTGCCAGCGCATTGACAAAAGCGTTGAATCTGCAAATGCTTATTATCTTGGTGTCCTATTTGGCTGCAGGCAAATGTCGGCCACCTGAAGACTTTCCTCTCTGCAATGAAGCTGGCTGACCGAGGCACCAGCGAGGAGAGCTTACCGCTGTCCACCTTGGCCCCTCCGAAAGCTTCTGAAGTTGAGAAGCCAAAGACAAAGATGACCATAACATCCAGGAAGGATTATCCTTTCACCCAGAGCTTCCCGTACACTCTGGAGCAACTCCAGGCCTCTTACTGCAAATTACCCCGCATTGATATGCGCATACTTTGCCTGAAGAGCCTCCGGAAACTGGACTTGAGCCACAACCTTATCAAGAAGCTGCCAGTCACAATTGGGGATCTCGTGTCCCtccaggagctcagcctacaagGCAACCTCCTGGAGTCCTTTGGCGCAGCCCTCTGTAATTCCACCCTCCGAAAGTCGCTCCAGTCTCTGGATCTCAGCCAGAACAAAATCAAAGCGCTTCCAGCCCAGTTCTGCCAGTTGCGGGAGCTCGTTCACTTGAAGTTGGATGACAACGATCTGATCAGGCTGCCGTTCAAGATCGGTCAACTGAGCCAGCTCCGCTTCTTGTCCGTGGCTCGGAACAAGCTCCCCTTTTTACCCAACAGCTTTGGAAAACTCTCCCTTGAGAGCCTGGATTTATTTGGCAATCCTTTTGAGCAGCCCAATCCCCTTGCTCCCGACATACAGCTAAAAATACCACTGACTTTGTGGGAACATTCAGCTAGAGCAACGATCAATTACAGgtaaagggtttttttggggaggggggaagtttctgaatcccagaagcggtgcatccctttccttcctctggTTTCTTACAGTCCATAATCATATCGGCGCTTTAGGACTTTTCAGTTATAAAGTGTTGAGATTATTGTTGAGTGTAAGAAACAATTGTAACGTGAAGGAAAAATAGGTAAAGCTCATGGAAGAATTTCAGAAAGGCCTTAGGATGATGTGCTGATGTGCATTTGTGGGGCTTCCTATACGAATACAGTATTTAGTGACTTGCAGAAGATCCCGGAGTCAATCCCTGGCggttccaggtagggttgggaagcaGGCCTGGCTGGCGTGGAAGCCTTGGAAGTCTCTGCAAGTCAGGGTAGACCTGAGCAGTTACGTTCTCAAACTGTGGACTTTGGGCCACAGGTCCCCTCCACTCCTCCACCCACGTGGCCCATAGAAAGCTTTGGGATCTCTGTTCCGCAGCCCTGGACTTTCATAATACAGTGTTTGTTTTGGCAAAGATGCTGATGCTGAAGAGGAACCAAGTGCATTAAGTAATCCTCTGAGACCTCCAGCAATCTTCCAGAGGTTtcccaaaagggggaaaaagggcAACTTATTGTgttgacagtattgagctagagaGACCAGACATCTGACTCACTATGGCCCTGTATTTACACATAAATCAGAATGAATCTGTTACGGGTTTTCAGTTAAGTTGTTGAATTGGGCGTTTGGTAATTTCAGTAATGTAAAGCTATCCATAATCAGCAGAGGAATTGTCATGCTCATTAGGCACTTGTAGCTATTGGGAGAAATTTCTCTTCGATCCCAAAATCAGTTTAGGTCTTAACCCTCTTGGCAATGGCTGGAGGAACATTGCTGTAGATCCAgatcttgtttttgtttctgcgCGAGAGGTTAAGCCACTATCCAGTATCACCCAATGGGTTCTGTGGCTGAATTGAGTTGGCCTGCCTCTCCAGCAACCAGTTCCCCTTCATTGCAGTGTAGTGGAAGTGGAATTGTGCAAGTTCACCAACGCTTGTTTGTGCAACAAGAACTTCCGGTATCTCACACCCTCAGTCACTGTCATCTAAGGCAGATGTTTACAGTTCTGTTGCATAATAGCAACAGAATTAACTTTGTGGCATGAGTAAGGCTATTGgtgtttggaagggaatttggCTTCCCAAGGTGTCAAGGGCCAGACTCCAAGCAATGACACCATTGGATGTGCATGCTTGAGGAGACTGGCCTCGTGTCTCTCAAAAATAGCCATTGTCCATGACAACAAACTTCTTTAGGAACTGAGATTTACCCAAACAATTTATGATatgctcatttttttaaaagtttgggtttttttaatgccacTGAGCCTGCCTAAATAACATTAGTTTCAGAGATGGAGAACTAGTTGCTCTGTAGATCAATATCTCCTCCTCCCATCAGCCTTGCTAAtcatcaggggtgatggaatttCTAGTcccacaaaatctggagggccataggttctccaGCTCTGCTCTAGGTACTGCTGttcttaatgttttttttaaaaagttaatatgCCAACAGAATCTTCTGTAAACAATCAAAGTGAGACACTTTCTTTGGGTCTGATTGGGGCAGGTGGGGTGTCTCTATTTAGAACTGCCTCCTTCCCCACTCCCGCTGCCCTCTGTTAGATGGGGGTTTTCTTCTGGTGGCAGACGACAGAACCACGAGACCAGTGTAAAACACTCAAACAAAGGTTTTATTACAGctatacaaaaacaacaaacacaaagcaTGTGGGTGTTCTCTCCCTGCAGACAAATTCAAACTGCAGCTTCTCCTTTTGTAGTCGTCACCAGCTGTACCTAATCAGCCTAGAAAACCACTCCCAGAACTCACAGAaacagttcttaaagttacaatcctcttttctgtttctttgcagaatgactccTAACACCCTCCTGTCCCTGGCCTTGCAGACATTTGCATTTTTACAATATGTTTCAGCGTTTGGAGCACACACAACACTTTATCTCAGTTACAACCACCCCTTAAGATAGGcctgaataccgtatttttcgccccataggacgcaccggcccacaggacgcacctagttttttgggggggaaataaagaaaaataaatttcccccccaagtgcggggctggggcgggggaagcccgagcttcccccgaccccagcccccagaacaggctgctatgcGCAAGCCGTGAGAGAGCcgcacggctctcccacggctagcggagcgctgtgtgaagcccgaagcttggggtgagctgagctcagcgcgccccaagcttctgggtgccggcaagcctGTGCCCACATACTGCGTCATACCAAGACTGTGTTGCATAGACTTACAGTTTCCCCGGttcacagattattattattattattattattattattattattattattattattaaatgtcaaGTCAACACGCTTGCTTTGGGCCTCTCTTTCAGCACAGAAGTGTCAGCCTGTCTTCCCCAAGCCAGTGCCCTCCAGTTGATCTCCCGTCAGCTCCAGTGAGCATGGCTGTGCTGACCGGGGCTGAAGGATGTATTACTCCAGGCAGCTGGAGGCCACCAGGACAGGGGAAGGAAGGCGAAATGGATTTTACATTTTAATAAagctacattattatttttaccaccTAAGGAGATTCCAGGTTCAGCAGTATGAAGGTCTTGCATGGTCACTTTGGCTCAGAAGTGTGTTTGGGGTGCATACATTCAATATGTTAATTTAAAATGCTTGCAGGCTTCTTTCCAAGACAGGCTTCCAGGCTCTGTGAAACTGCTCAGCACGAACTGTATTCACATCCCGGCCTTGTTCTCTTTTCACAGGCTCCCGTACAGCTGCCACGTCCTTCCTTCTCACCTCTGTCAC
The Podarcis muralis chromosome 1, rPodMur119.hap1.1, whole genome shotgun sequence DNA segment above includes these coding regions:
- the LRR1 gene encoding leucine-rich repeat protein 1 yields the protein MRLPCEVSVASRLLPSAGLRAPGRAARAVLALGKPPAGGGGGVWLLVSTARHRPGAKYQLRENIEQLFTKFVEEGKATVRLKEPAVDICLSKANVGHLKTFLSAMKLADRGTSEESLPLSTLAPPKASEVEKPKTKMTITSRKDYPFTQSFPYTLEQLQASYCKLPRIDMRILCLKSLRKLDLSHNLIKKLPVTIGDLVSLQELSLQGNLLESFGAALCNSTLRKSLQSLDLSQNKIKALPAQFCQLRELVHLKLDDNDLIRLPFKIGQLSQLRFLSVARNKLPFLPNSFGKLSLESLDLFGNPFEQPNPLAPDIQLKIPLTLWEHSARATINYRLPYSCHVLPSHLCHDLDMSKSCHCGRACLSSFIQTTVTMNLHSVAHTVVLVDNMGSTEAPLLRYFCSLTCYSQFLDRHLQSIR